From the genome of Rhodothermales bacterium:
TGCTGATCTTGACCCCGGGCGCCGGCGTCAGCTCGTACATGGTGATCGTCGGCCCGACGATCGCCTTGATGTCTGTAATCTGGATGTTGTATGTCGCCAGCTTGTCCAGCAGGATCTGTTTGTTCTCCTCGAGTTCCGCCCGGTCGATCGCGATGGAGTCGTCAGATCGGTCGAGCAGTTCGACCGAGGGGAATCGGAACCGGTACTGGAACTGTTCGGACTGCGCCTGGAGGGCGGCCTTGATCTGATCCGCCTTTTCCTCGTGCATGGGCTGCTGCACGGTCAGGCTAAGGTCGTCACCGGGGAGGCGGACGGCCGGCGGAGGGGGGGGTGTCGCGGGCGGCGGCGTTTCAAAGGCGCGCTGGAAGTCGATGGCGCTGGTGGAGGGCGCCGACGGCGTCATGCCCTCGCCATGCAGCGAAAACAGGTCGTTTACCCGATGCGCGCCATCCTGAACCAGCACCTGGGCGCGGGAGATGGAAGGCGGAGGCGGCTGGTGCTCTTCGTCGTCCTCGTCGAGCGGAGGGGTTTCCGAGCGGTAGGTATGCACGCCCGAAACGTTGCCCAGCGCCGCTTTCGGAGCGGCCTTCGTGGTCGGGGGAGCCGCGCCGGCCTCGGCTTCGGCGAGCAGCGCGTCTTCCTCGAGCATCGCAATGCGGCTTTTCTCGAGGCGATTGATGCGGCTCTGGCGGTTGTCCACCACTTCGCGTTTGATGAGCAGGAAGCCGTCCTTGATCGCCGTGAAAAAGAAGCCGATGATCTCCTCGACGCGGTCCATCGACCGTTGGAGGTCCCGGTCGATGATGAGCATCGCCGTGATCATGATAAAGACGCCCATCAGGAAAAAGCTGCCCGCGCCCCCGAAGACGCGAATGAGCCAGTCCGCGATGCCGATCCCCACCGCCCCGCTGAAATGCTGCAGGTTCGCCCCGGTCTTGACGCCGAACCATCCGAAGAGCGTCGAAAGCTCGAACGTGCCCAGCATCCCGAGGGTGGTGTACATCGGCAGGTACAGGGAGGGGCGGTCGCGAAAGAACAGGTAGCCCCAGGAGAAGAGCAGGATCGTCCAGACCATCACCGGATAGCCCAGGAAATTGGGGATGAGCGCATAGGCCAGCGCGGCGCCCACGAGGCCGAGCGAGTTGACGGCGCGGTTATCCGTGGCGATGGCATCGGAGAGCCCGCCGCCGGCGACGAGGCGATCGTCCGCCTGTGTGTACGAGGCGAGCGCCAGGAAAACCAGGAACGCGATCGCCATCATGATGAGGCCGAGCACTTCCTGCTTGCGCTCGTACGCCACGATGGGAGCCGATGCGCCGCGATTGGATGCTCGCTTTGGCTTACTTCCTACGGCCATACCCAGTCAATCAGTTTTTATGGAATGGGGGCTTTTTGACGACGGCGCGGCGCGGTTTTTCGCGCACCGCGACCGCGATGACAGCTCCCGGCGTCGTATACGCGGGATCGTTGACGACATATCCCATACCGATTCCGGCGCCGAGCAGCGGCGATTGCGTGCCGCTCGTGACCAGACCGATTTCTTCGCCCTGTTCGTTCAGAATAGGGTAACCGTGACGGGGGACGCTCCGTTCCTCCATCACAAATCCTATCAGCCGGCGGGGGATGCCGGCGGCCTTCTGCCGGCGCAGCGCCTCCGCGCCGATAAAGTCGGGCTTGTCCAGCTTGGTGATCCAGCCGAGGCCGGCTTCGAGCGTCGTCGTCGTCGCATCGATGTCGTTGCCGTAGAGGCAGTATCCGGATTCGAGCCGCAGGGTGTCGCGCGCGCCGAGCCCGGCCGGCTTGATGCCGTCCGCCGCGCCTTCCTTGAGCAGGGCGCGCCAGATCGTGACGGCGTCTTCGGTACGGCAGTAAATCTCCAGACCGGGCTCGCCGGTATAGCCGGTGTGCGAGAGGATGACGCCCTCGAGCCCGAGAAAATCGTCCGGCGACGGCTCGACGGCGTGGTAATACGCGATGTCCGGCAGGGCGCCGTGCATCAGCCGGCGCACGATGCCCGTCGCCGCCGGCCCCTGGATGGCCAGGAGCGCGGTTTTATCTGAGATATCGGTGATCTGCGCCTGCATCGGGTTGTTTTCCCGCATCCAGCGGAGATCCTTCTCGATGTTGGAGGCATTGATCACCAGCAGGTACCGCGCCTCGTTGAGGCGGTAGACGATCAGGTCGTCCACGATGCCGCCGTCGGGCATGCACATCGCGGCATACATGGCGCGGCCGTCGTACAGCTTGCTCGCGTCGTTCGTGACCAGGTGCTGGACGAAGGCCAGGGCTTCCGGGCCGGTGACCATCACCTCGCCCATGTGGCTGACGTCGAACAGGCCGGCTGCCTCGCGAACGGCCATGTGTTCATCGATGATGCCGCTGTACTGGACGGGCATGTCGAATCCGCCGAACGGCATCATCCGGGCGCCGAGCGCGATGTGCTCCGCATGGAGCGGCGTTGTACGAAGCTCTTCTGTCTGCATCAGGTAGGGCAGCGGCCCTCTACGTTTCAGGCGAACGCACCGATCGGCACGCAAACATGGATTATACATATCCACGCCGCGATAATCAATGCCCTCGGGAATTAACTCGTTGATAACTAAGGATATATGGGCGTTAATTCATTTACATCTGGAAGGTCGTGTAGCCGGCCCGGCCCAGCGCGCCCATGGCCGTCTCGGCCGTCGGCTGATCGGCGAAGCCGATGCGGAATACACCCTCGATGCCCTCGCGGATCTTGAGCAGCTCCAGATCCTTGATGTTGACACTGGCTTCGTGGAGCACGCGCGTCAGATGAAAGAGGAAGCCGGGTTTGTCCTCGGCGTAGACGTACACGTCCGCCAGAGGATGCAAAAAGCCCTTGGTCGTCTTCGGGATCGTGTCGCGGCGGGCCCGGGCATCGGCGAAAAACTGACGCATGGCGTCCATATCCTCGCTGAAGACCCGGTTTCGGGTTTTCTGGAGGGCGGCGGCGAAGCCGCCGAGCATGTCGAGGATCGGCCCCTCGTTGGCGACGAGAATGTCCCGCCACATGTCGAACGAGGACGAAGCAATACGTGTCATGTCGCGAAATCCGCCGGCGGCGAGGCGCAGCACGCCGCCATCGTCCTCGTGGAGATCGCCGACAAAGTTCATGAGGGTGACGGACAGGAGCTGGGGCAGGTGGCTGACGGCCGCCGCGATCCGGTCGTGCCGGGCCGCGTCCATCACCAGGATCCGCGCACCCGTCGCACCGAGAACGGCGAGAAAATCGGGGTAGTCCCGCGCGATGTCGGTTTCCGAGATCGGCTCGGGCGGGCAGAGGACGTAGGTGGCGTTCTCGAAGAGGAACGGATCGGCATGAGCCACGCCGTTTTTCTCCGAGCCGGCCATGGGATGGCCGCCGATGAACACGCAGTGTTCGGGCAACACCTCGCCGGCGCGGGCCAGGACGGGGCCTTTCACCGAGCCGACATCGGTGACGAGGGCGCCGGGCTTCAGCGCCGGCGCGATGGTCTCCAGCAGGCTCATCAGGGGCCCCAGGGGTGTCGCCAGCACGACCAGGTCGGCATCGGCGACCGCCTCGGTAGGCGAACCGAGGCCGACATCGACCACGTTGCGGCGACGCGCCTCGTCCAGCACGGCCGGCGTATCGAAGCCGGTGAGATGCAAATCGCTCCGATGCTTTCGCAGGGCGAGACTCAGCGAACCTCCGATAAGCCCCAGCCCGAGAATTGCTATCTTCTGGATCATGTACGTAAACTGTGCCGTGGCCGCCCGGTGCGTCCGTTTTGCGCCGAAAGGAACGGAAGAACGATCGCGAGGCGCAAGGCTTCTGTGTGAATGGGGCGGGAAAAGTACCGCACCCCCCGGCGGGTCCGCCTCGCTTTTACCTGTGTTTCCCGAGACAATGCATGCTTTTTCCCATTGGCGATGACAATCGCAAGATTCAGGGGCCGGCCTGGGTGAGCATGACGCTCCTCGCCGCCAACATCGCGGTATTTGTGTTTCTGCAGGGTTGCGGGGCGAACGAGACCTTCACGTATGGATACAGCGTGATCCCGTATGAGATCGTCACGGGGCAGGATCTGGTGCAGCCGCAGACCGTGCCCGCCGGCGGAGGCGAATACGCCATCATCCCGCAGGCGCCCGGTCCGTTCCCGATCTTTCTGACCATTCTGACCGCCATGTTCATGCATGGCGGCCTGGGGCATATCGGAGGCAACATGCTGTATCTGTGGATTTTTGGGGACAACGTCGAGCACCGGTTCGGCGCGTTGCCGTTTCTGGCGCTCTACCTGGCATGCGGGGTCGCGGCGACGATCGCCCAGATCCTGCTGGACCCTACCAGTGTGATCCCCAACCTGGGGGCCTCCGGCGCCATCTCGGGCGTGCTGGGGGCCTACATGGTGCTCTTTCCCCGAAACAAGGTCCACGCCCTGTTTTTCTATACCGTCGTCTCGGTGCCGGCCGTGCTGGCGATCGGGTTGTGGATCGCCATGCAACTGATCAGTGGATGGGGCTCGATCGTAAATCAAAGCGCCGTAGGCGGGGTTGCCTACGGCGCTCATATCGGCGGATTCGTTGCCGGCGTGTTGCTCGCGCTCGTGATGCGCGGCTTCATCCGGGAAGAGCCGGACAATCCGTTCCAGAAGTACGCAGTCTACGACCGTTCGCGTCGCCTCTGGTAGGATCGCGTTATTCGGCGCTTTCCTCAGCTTTGGAAGGCGATTCTTCCGTGTTTTCGTCCTTGGAGCCCTTCGTGCCCTTCTTGGTGCTGCGCGACTCCTTCGGCTTCGTGCCTTTCGTGGTCTCGAACGACAGGGTGCCGGGGTCCTTCTCCGTATCGTAGGTGATCAAGATCTTGTCGCCGGCGGCCAGGTTGTTGCCCAGGATCGCTTCGGCCATCGGATCTTCCACGTATTTCTGGAGGGACCGGCGGAGCGGGCGGGCGCCGAACTTGGCGTCGTACCCTTTCTCGGCCATGAAGTCCATCGCCGACCGTTCGAGCACGACTTCGATGCCCACGTCGCGGGCGCGCTGGAAGAGGTCGTTCGCCATCAGATCGATGATCCGATAGATGTGCTGCTTCTCCAGCGGATGGAAGACGATCACGTCGTCGATGCGGTTCAGGAACTCGGGGTTGAACACCTTCTTGAGGGCGTCCTCGACCGTGCTCTTGAGCGCGGAGTAGTTGAAATCGGAGCCGGCATCCGAGGCCGCGAAGCCGATGCCCTTGCCCAGGTTCTTGATATCCCGCGCCCCGATGTTCGAGGTCATGATGATGATCGTGTTCCGGAAGTCGACCCGCCGGCCGAGGCCGTCGGTCAGGATGCCGTCATCGAGCACCTGGAGCAGGATGTTGAACACGTCCGGGTGCGCCTTCTCGATTTCGTCGAGCAGGACGACCGAATACGGTTTGCGGCGGACCTTTTCCGTGAGCTGGCCGCCTTCCTCGTAGCCGACGTATCCCGGAGGCGCGCCGACCAGGCGGCTGACCGAAAACTTCTCCATGTACTCGCTCATGTCGATCCGGATAAGCGAATCCTGGGAGTCGAACAGGTACTCGGTGAGCACCTTGGCGAGTTCGGTTTTACCGACGCCGGTCGGGCCGAGGAAGATAAACGAGCCGATGGGCCGTTTGGGATCCTTGAGGCCGGCGCGGGTGCGGCGGATGGCGCGGGAGAGCTTGGTGATCGGCTCGTCCTGCCCGATCACGCGCGCTTTCAACTCCTCCTCCATGTTGAGGAGCTTGGCGCTTTCCGGCTCGGAGATCTTGTCGACCGGGATGCCGGTCATCATGGCGACGACTTCCGCGATGCTCTTTTTGGAAACGTCGTGGACTTCGGTTTCCGCCTTGCGCTCCCATTCCCGCTTCGCTTCTTCGAGTTCTTCCTGGAGTTTTTTCTCCGTATCGCGCAGGCGGGCGGCTTCCTCGAAGCGCTGGCTCTTCACGACGCGGTTCTTTTCCTCGCGGATCTTCTCGATCTGCTCCTCGATGGTCACGATTTCTTTCGGGACCCGGATGTTGGAGAGATGGACGCGCGCGCCGGCTTCGTCCATCACGTCGATCGCTTTGTCCGGCAGGAAGCGGTCGGTGATATACCGGTCGCTCAGCTGCACGGCCAGATCGATGGCTTCGTCCGAGTAGCGCACGTTGTGGTGCTCCTCGTACTTGTCCTTGATGTTGTGCAGGATGTGGACGGTCTCTTCCGGGGTGGAAGGATCGACGATGATTTTCTGGAAGCGGCGGTCGAGCGCGCCGTCCTTCTCGATGTACTGCCGGTACTCATCGAGGGTCGTCGCGCCGATGCACTGGATCTCGCCGCGGGCGAGGGCCGGCTTGAACATGTTCGAGGCGTCCAGGCTGCCCGAGGCGCCGCCGGCGCCGACGATCGTGTGGAGCTCGTCGATGAAGAGGATGACGTCCGGGCTCTTTTCGAGCTCGTTCATGACGGCTTTCATCCGCTCCTCGAACTGGCCACGATATTTCGTGCCGGCCACGAGGGCGGCCAGGTCGAGCGTGACGATGCGCTTGTCGTAGAGCACCCGGCTCACCTTGCGCTGGATGATGCGCATGGCCAGTCCCTCGGCGATCGCCGTCTTGCCGACGCCGGGTTCACCGATGAGCACCGGGTTGTTCTTTTTGCGGCGGCTCAGCACCTGAGCCACGCGCTCGATTTCGCGCTCACGTCCGACAATGGGGTCGAGCTTGCTTTCTTCGGCCAGCTTGGTCAGATCGCGGCCGAAGTTGTCGAGAACAGGTGTTTTGCTCTTTTCCATTTTACTACGCTCTTTTCCGTATCCGGAGGACGAGAGGCCTCCTGATCGGCTTCCGGAAGACGACGAGGCTTTACCGCTGATGATCGAGTCGAGCTCAGCGCGTACGGCATCGTACGTGATCGAGAAGCCCTGTTGCAAAATCTGGGCGGCGATGTTTTCATCGTCCCTCAGGAGGCTCAGCAAGAGGTGTTCCGTTCCAATGACGTCGCTCTTGTAGAGTTTGGCTTCCAGGTACGTAATCTTTAATACTTTTTCAGCCTGCTTGGTAAGCGGGATGTTGCCCACCGTCAGCGTACCGCCCGTGCTGCGGACGGTGTCCTCTATGGCTTTTTTGAGTTTGAACAGGTCGCACCCAAGATTGCGCAGAATCTTGACCGCAATACCTTCGCCCTCCCGAATGATGCCGAGCAGAAGATGCTCGGTGCCGATATAATCGTGCCCGAGCCGAATCGCTTCTTCTCTGCTGTAGGAGATGACGTCGCGAACGCGGTTTGAGAAATTCCCTTCCATGCCTTACACATTCTGAGCGATAGAGGCCGTTGAACGGCCGGCGCTCGGTTACTTGTATGCGGATCCCGTCGAATCTAGGAAAATCAGGAAGCTAGTAGCCGTCCTCGTACAAAGGACGCGCTGGATCCGGTCATGCCATGCATGGATCCGGCGCGTTCGCCAAGAAAGGTCTGGTATGTAAACCGAAGCCTGCATGCGCAGTTCCTCGCCACGAACGGGGGTTCCGAAGATACGGGCGCGGACACGAGGCCCGGCACGCGCGATGGAATCCGGAAAGAGGACTGCTCAGAGAAAGCCGGCTCAACGGGCCGAACTATGCAGCAAAACTGGAGCCACAACCGCAGGTCGACGTGGCATTCGGGTTATTAAACGTAAACCCGCGCGCGCTCAGGCCGTCGTGATAGTCCACCGTCGTTCCGAACAGGTACAGGCCCTGTCGTTTGTCGATGTAGATCACGATGTCTTCGTGCGCGAATGACAGATCGTGCTCGCGTTTCTTATCGAATCCGAGGACATAACTCATCCCGGAACACCCCCCGCCGCGGACGCCGATCCGCAGGCCGAAGCCATCCGGGATTTCTTTGGTGGAGATGATCTTCTTGATCTCCTCAGCGGCTCGGGGGCTCAATGAAACAGGAGCGTCAGGCCGCGCCAGCGTTTCCGTCTCGTGCATATGATTGCCGTACCGTAATGCGTCTACTCGGGCGTTGAGAGGCTATCCTTCAGGATGTCGTCTGGGGTAGCTGCTGATCCAACGAAACCTTGGTGGGGCAGTTCCCCGGCAAACGGATCCGAAGACCCCTCGCCCGCTTCAATCGGGCATGTCAAACCGTTACCAGTGCCAGGACTGAAAAGAACAAGCGCACCACGCCGCGGCACGGTACGACCCCATTATCGGCGGCGGCGGCTTTTCCTTGAGTGGGGGAGGCGGGATGCGTGAGGCAGGATGCGGAATGGGGGACAGGGATTCCGGCCGATCTCCTCATTTTCCCAGCGGCCGCGCAACGATGACGGGCGCCTTGTACGTGCGGCCGGCGCGGCGGTCGGCATAAAAAACGTCCACCAGGGCGATATACAGCCCGATGCGCACGACCTCGCCGGCGTCGTCGCGTCCGTCCCAGGCCAGCGTGGTGTCGAAGCCAGCGAGGCGCGCGGTGTCCAGCCGGCGCACGGCGTTGCCCTCGCTGTCGAAGATGCGGGCCCGGACGACGGCCGGCGCCTCGAGCGAGGCGACCCGCAGCAGCGCGGCATCGTCGTGGCCGTCGCCGTCCGGGGAAAAGGGGGACGGCGCGACCGTGAGGCCCTCGGCCGGCGGCGATCCGGATGCCTGCTCCTGCGCGATCGAATTGGGCCGGCCGGGCGTTCCGCCTTCCGGATCGACGGAGCTCGACCACGAGGCCGCGAGGTCGTTCGGCGCATCGCGCCACCGGCGTTCGAGCGCGATACCCCGCGTCTCGGCCAGGAGCGGATAGTGCCAGTCGGGCCGGTACGTCACCGCATCGATCAGCGCACCGTCCGCCAGCAAGCGGATCGTGTCGCCGCTGTTGCCGAAACCCAGCGTGGCGGCGTCGACCGAGAGGCGCGGCGCGAGGTGAGGAGCCGGCAGGGAGGGGAAGGCGCCGGCGAGATCGCCTTCGCGGCCCGCATACCAGATCGCCAGGGCGCCGGGCGCGAGCGCCGTCGGCGGGGCTTCGTGACGCAGGGTGTCCGCCGCACCCTGTTCGTCCTCGGGGCCGGCCAGTTCGATCCGGCGCAGGCTGAGCCAGTCGCTTGATCGATTCACGATCTCGGCATATTCGGGCTGATCGGCCCGGTTGTCGAAGGGGTCCGCGCGCGGCTCGTAGAGGATTTCATTGAGGGCGAGTTCTCCGGGCGCGGGCGCACGGGCGAGCGGGGCGTCCAGGTCGCCGGTGTCGTTCCCGGTCAGATCCGTCACCCTGGAGACGCGAAGCCTATCGCCTGCCGGCGGGCCGGTGAACACCAGCCGGATGACGTCCGGCCCGATGAACGCCAGCCGCTGCGGGGAGGCCGGACCGATCCGGAACCGATCGCTCGACACCGAGGCCACCGCGACGGGTTCGCTCCAGTAGGTCGTGACCTGCTCCTCCGCGTCCCACTCGGCCAGCAGCAGGGCGGGGGCGGTGCGGTCCGGTTCGAAGCGGCTGTTCCGCCGGCCGGGCGTCGCGCCGTCGGGATCGACGGAGGCGCCCCAGTTGCCCGGGAGCCAGGCCGGCCCCCCCGGATCGCGCCGCTCCAGCGAGACGCCCGGCAGCCCCCAGCCGGCCTCGTAGGCGACCGCGTCGATGGGCGTCGCTCCGGCGTACAGCGTGACGACATCCGCGTCGTTGTTGAGCGACGGCCAGTCCGGCATCGTCACGGCCGGGACGCCGGGATATCGGTCGCGAAACACGACGGAGTCGCGGACGAGGACGCGGTAGGCATCCGGCTCGATCCACAGGTCGTTCAGCGCAATGAGCGCCGGCTCGTCCCGATCGTCGGCCAGGGTGAGGCCGCGCAGGTTGATCGGCCGGGCGGATCGGTTGTAGAGCTCGACAAACTCGCCCGCGGACGGCGTCGGGGCGAAGTGGATCTCGTTGATGACGAGGGCGCCGGGCTCCAGTGCGGGCGGCGGAGGCGGTCCGGCATCGCCCTCGACGGCGATGTCGTCGAAGAAGAAGTCGCCGCCCCGGGCGCGGGTGTGCTTCACCCAGAGCCCGAAGCGTGCCGCTGGCACGTCGCCGGCGTCGGGGGCCTCGAACAGCAGGACGCCGCCGTCGAACACCTGCCAGCCGGCGCCGCGCCGCCGCTCCACCCGGAGCGCGAGCCGGGCCGTGTCGCCGTCGAGGTAGTCCGGCGCGCTTTGTCCCAGCAGCGTCCGGATTCCCGATGCCGCGCGGTAGAGGCGGACGTCATGGTCGTTGCTGCCGATCTGGATGAAGTAGCTGGAGGCTTCATCCAGCGCGCCGCCGGCCTCCGCCATCAGGTATATCCGCGACAGGTTGAAATTGCTGAGCGGGCCGCCGGCATAACCGGCCGAGATGGTCCAGGCGCCGTAGGCCGCGGTCGACGCGGTTTCGAGCGCGAGGGTGTCCGACGCCTCCGGTCCTGCGCTGAGGAGCATCCAGTCCGCCCCCGCCGGCGCCAGCATCCAGCGGGTCGTGTCGCCCGTCCACGCCGGGTCGCGACGAAGGTCGCCGTCCGCAAACGTTTCGCGCCACGACGGGACGGCTGCCGGCGGCGCGCCGGCGAGGAGGAGGATGAGGAGCAACATCAGATGCGGCATGGCCACTCCGGGTTGAGGAAGGATCTACTCCTACCAGACACGCCGGAGTGGGCGCGCATAACGTGCTGTTCGAGAAATCGTGCTTACGACCCTCGCACCCGGGTCCTGATTCCCGCTTACCGTTTCAGCGGTTCGTAGCGCAGATGATCCAGCAGGACGTTGCCGAGGGTTTCGATGGCGAACGGCATGGCCGATTCGTCGACGTCGAAATGGGCGTCGTGAAGCGGGTAGGAAGTGGCGGCGTTGCACGAGGTGCCGAGGCGGACCATCGCGCCGGGGATGTGGCGCTGGTAGTTGGCGAAGTCCTCGGCGCCCATGCTGGGGCGGGGGATCTGGTAGATGACCTGCTCGCCGGCGTGTTCGCGGATGGACCGGGCGATCAGATCGACGAGCCGGCCGTCGTTGATGACGGGAGGGACGCCTTCGTCGAACGTGACGCGCGCCGCGGCGCCGTAGCGCGCGGCGATTTCCTCGGCCGCATGGAGCATCTGGAGCCGGATGCGCTCGCTCGTTTCGATGCTCGTGGACCGCAGCGTCCCGCCGAACTCGATGTAGTTGGGGATGACGTTGTAGGCGTCGCCGGCATGGATGCGGCAGGCTGTCAGCACCGTCGCATCCCGCGAATCGGACACGCGTCCCGTCAACTGGTAATAGAGATTCAGGATCTGGGTGGCGATCCAGATCGTGTCGGCGGTCTCGTGAGGGCGGGCCGAATGGCCGGTGCTGGGGCTGGAGATCTCCACGTGAAACCGGACGGACGAGGCCGTCATCGGGCCCTTGATGAGCCCGATTTTACCCGAGGCCAGGGTAGGGTCGGCGTGCAGCGCATAGGCGGCTTCGAGTCCGTCGAGCACGCCATCCTGGATCATCACCGGGGCGCCCGACGGGGCGCCTTCCTCGTTCGGCTGGAAAAACACGCGCACCGTGCCGCGCATGTCGTCGCGCCGTTCGTTGAGCCACAGCGCGATGCCGATCGCGACGGTCGTGTGGACATCGTGCCCGCACAGATGGGCCACGCCGGCGTGGCGCGACGCATACGGTTTTTGTTTGGCGTCCTGGATCGGCAGCGCGTCGATATCCGCTCGGTAGCCGATTTTCGGGCCGGGCAGAGCGCCGACGATGTCGACGTAGAGTCCGGTCGTGGCGATGGAGGTTACTGCGTCGAGCCCGTGGGCGGACAGGGTGTCGCGAATGTACCGGCTGGTCTCGAATTCTTGGAATCCGACCTCGGGGTATTGATGCAGATGCCGGCGTGTGCCGACGAGAAACGCGCTGAAGGTGGTGGGGTCCTGGAGAAGGGTTTGCAGTTCGGACATGGTATGAGGGTACGAATGCGGGCGCGAACGAGGATGGGGATGCCGGGAAGGCGCCTCATCCGGGAAACAGCTCCTGATACCGCTGGAGCATCTGACGCGCCTCCTGTTTTAGGCGTTTGCGCTCGGCCGGCGTCCGGGCGAATTGATCCAGCATGGCGTCGAGCGCCGGGGCGCGCTCTTCGTTGCTCAGCCGCGCGAGATCCCAGTACGCGCTGGCCAGTTGCGTGATGCGTTCGATCGCATCGGGGTCGGCCAGGTGGTCGGGGTTTTCGTAGAGGGGATGCGCGAAGAGCGCGAACGATTCGGGCTGGTCGGGGCCGTCTTCCTCGTAGAACAGGTTGTCCTCGAAGAGGTCGGCCGGGGAGGGTTCGGAGAATCCGGGGGGCGGCTGCCACGCGAGCACGCCGGCGGCGGCGCCGTCGAGTTCCTCGAAGGCCTCGCGCAGGGCGTGGAAAAGCTGGTCGAACCGGAGGTCATCCGCCATGTCGGGCTCCGGCCCGAGCATGCTCGTTTTGAGTTGCTCGTACGAGGCGGACTCGCCCGCCGCTTCTGCCGAAAAGAACGACCAGAAGATCATCGCCGATTCGAGGACGTCGATCAGCAGCGCCATGTCGCCGGCGTTGCCGGCGTCGACCGCGGCCGTGCGGCAATGCGTCAGGTCGAGGTGATAATGGTCGAGGACGGGCTGGGCGAAATCGATCAGGGTGTCGTAGGGGATGCCGGTATTGCCGGCTCGGTAGACCGAAATGGCCTCGCGGATCATGGCCAGGTGGGCCGTGTTGCCGCGTACCGATGCGCCCGATTGAGGCGATGAATCCGAGTCCGTCATACCAACCCGCTCCGTTTACGAATCAGCCATTCTGCCGTGAGGAGGGTTACCACGATCGCGAAAAACAGATACATGCGTCGCAGCGCTTCCTCCTGCCGTTCCTCTGTAAAGGTCGACACAAATCGACCGGACTGAAGCAAGAGGTCGGGCAAGCCATTCAGGTTTACAGGATCCAAAAAGTTCCCTCCTGAACGGGCCGCTATCTGCCGCAAAAGCGGGGCGTTTGCGGTAGTTTCCTTGAATTCGAGGGTGAGCGACCCGACGGCGAACGACC
Proteins encoded in this window:
- a CDS encoding DNA translocase FtsK, giving the protein MAYERKQEVLGLIMMAIAFLVFLALASYTQADDRLVAGGGLSDAIATDNRAVNSLGLVGAALAYALIPNFLGYPVMVWTILLFSWGYLFFRDRPSLYLPMYTTLGMLGTFELSTLFGWFGVKTGANLQHFSGAVGIGIADWLIRVFGGAGSFFLMGVFIMITAMLIIDRDLQRSMDRVEEIIGFFFTAIKDGFLLIKREVVDNRQSRINRLEKSRIAMLEEDALLAEAEAGAAPPTTKAAPKAALGNVSGVHTYRSETPPLDEDDEEHQPPPPSISRAQVLVQDGAHRVNDLFSLHGEGMTPSAPSTSAIDFQRAFETPPPATPPPPPAVRLPGDDLSLTVQQPMHEEKADQIKAALQAQSEQFQYRFRFPSVELLDRSDDSIAIDRAELEENKQILLDKLATYNIQITDIKAIVGPTITMYELTPAPGVKISKITALENDLAMAMAARGIRMIAPIPGKSAIGVEIPNRHRELVRLRDLIATKRFSEAKMRLPFPIGKTIEGQVYIQDIASMPHLLIAGATGAGKSVCLNTLITGLLYACHPNDLKFVMIDPKKIELQQYGRIVDHYVAMPENYEMPIITDVSQALGVLRSCEREMEYRYNLLQKAMVRGLHEYNEKFKKGELDPNVPHRHLPYIVVVVDELADLMLTAGKEIEGPIARLAQMSRAVGIHLVLATQRPSVDVITGLIKANFPARIAFQVASKIDSRTILDANGAEGLVGNGDLLYMKGSQMIRLQGPYVSVEEVDYITEFIATQQGPGPYQLPSIEDSPELEIVGGSGGGSDDFDDLFKEAAKIIVQSQQGSVSLLQRKLSIGYTRSARIVDQLERAGIVGPFEGSKARQVLVQDEAELEEILGSRS
- the gcvT gene encoding glycine cleavage system aminomethyltransferase GcvT → MQTEELRTTPLHAEHIALGARMMPFGGFDMPVQYSGIIDEHMAVREAAGLFDVSHMGEVMVTGPEALAFVQHLVTNDASKLYDGRAMYAAMCMPDGGIVDDLIVYRLNEARYLLVINASNIEKDLRWMRENNPMQAQITDISDKTALLAIQGPAATGIVRRLMHGALPDIAYYHAVEPSPDDFLGLEGVILSHTGYTGEPGLEIYCRTEDAVTIWRALLKEGAADGIKPAGLGARDTLRLESGYCLYGNDIDATTTTLEAGLGWITKLDKPDFIGAEALRRQKAAGIPRRLIGFVMEERSVPRHGYPILNEQGEEIGLVTSGTQSPLLGAGIGMGYVVNDPAYTTPGAVIAVAVREKPRRAVVKKPPFHKN
- a CDS encoding prephenate dehydrogenase, which encodes MIQKIAILGLGLIGGSLSLALRKHRSDLHLTGFDTPAVLDEARRRNVVDVGLGSPTEAVADADLVVLATPLGPLMSLLETIAPALKPGALVTDVGSVKGPVLARAGEVLPEHCVFIGGHPMAGSEKNGVAHADPFLFENATYVLCPPEPISETDIARDYPDFLAVLGATGARILVMDAARHDRIAAAVSHLPQLLSVTLMNFVGDLHEDDGGVLRLAAGGFRDMTRIASSSFDMWRDILVANEGPILDMLGGFAAALQKTRNRVFSEDMDAMRQFFADARARRDTIPKTTKGFLHPLADVYVYAEDKPGFLFHLTRVLHEASVNIKDLELLKIREGIEGVFRIGFADQPTAETAMGALGRAGYTTFQM
- a CDS encoding rhomboid family intramembrane serine protease produces the protein MLFPIGDDNRKIQGPAWVSMTLLAANIAVFVFLQGCGANETFTYGYSVIPYEIVTGQDLVQPQTVPAGGGEYAIIPQAPGPFPIFLTILTAMFMHGGLGHIGGNMLYLWIFGDNVEHRFGALPFLALYLACGVAATIAQILLDPTSVIPNLGASGAISGVLGAYMVLFPRNKVHALFFYTVVSVPAVLAIGLWIAMQLISGWGSIVNQSAVGGVAYGAHIGGFVAGVLLALVMRGFIREEPDNPFQKYAVYDRSRRLW
- a CDS encoding ATP-dependent Clp protease ATP-binding subunit, producing MEGNFSNRVRDVISYSREEAIRLGHDYIGTEHLLLGIIREGEGIAVKILRNLGCDLFKLKKAIEDTVRSTGGTLTVGNIPLTKQAEKVLKITYLEAKLYKSDVIGTEHLLLSLLRDDENIAAQILQQGFSITYDAVRAELDSIISGKASSSSGSRSGGLSSSGYGKERSKMEKSKTPVLDNFGRDLTKLAEESKLDPIVGREREIERVAQVLSRRKKNNPVLIGEPGVGKTAIAEGLAMRIIQRKVSRVLYDKRIVTLDLAALVAGTKYRGQFEERMKAVMNELEKSPDVILFIDELHTIVGAGGASGSLDASNMFKPALARGEIQCIGATTLDEYRQYIEKDGALDRRFQKIIVDPSTPEETVHILHNIKDKYEEHHNVRYSDEAIDLAVQLSDRYITDRFLPDKAIDVMDEAGARVHLSNIRVPKEIVTIEEQIEKIREEKNRVVKSQRFEEAARLRDTEKKLQEELEEAKREWERKAETEVHDVSKKSIAEVVAMMTGIPVDKISEPESAKLLNMEEELKARVIGQDEPITKLSRAIRRTRAGLKDPKRPIGSFIFLGPTGVGKTELAKVLTEYLFDSQDSLIRIDMSEYMEKFSVSRLVGAPPGYVGYEEGGQLTEKVRRKPYSVVLLDEIEKAHPDVFNILLQVLDDGILTDGLGRRVDFRNTIIIMTSNIGARDIKNLGKGIGFAASDAGSDFNYSALKSTVEDALKKVFNPEFLNRIDDVIVFHPLEKQHIYRIIDLMANDLFQRARDVGIEVVLERSAMDFMAEKGYDAKFGARPLRRSLQKYVEDPMAEAILGNNLAAGDKILITYDTEKDPGTLSFETTKGTKPKESRSTKKGTKGSKDENTEESPSKAEESAE